From a single Pseudomonas serboccidentalis genomic region:
- a CDS encoding YciK family oxidoreductase, whose amino-acid sequence MFDYSARPELLKDRVILVTGAGRGIGAAAAKTYAAHGATVLLLGKTEANLTQVYDEIEAAGHPQPAVIPFNLETALPHQYDELAAMIETEFGHLDGLLHNASIIGPRTPIEQLSGENFMRVMQVNVNAMFMLTSTLLPLLKLSQDASVVFTSSSVGRKGRAYWGAYGVSKFATEGLMQTLADEVDGVAPVRSNSINPGGTRTSMRAQAYPGENPLNNPTPEEIMPVYLYLMGPDSTGINGQAFNAQ is encoded by the coding sequence ATGTTTGATTACTCCGCTCGTCCCGAATTGCTCAAGGATCGGGTCATTCTGGTCACCGGTGCCGGCCGTGGCATTGGTGCGGCTGCCGCGAAAACCTATGCCGCCCATGGCGCCACCGTGTTGCTGCTGGGCAAGACCGAAGCCAATCTGACGCAGGTCTACGACGAGATCGAAGCGGCGGGCCATCCGCAACCGGCGGTGATCCCGTTCAACCTCGAGACCGCCCTGCCCCATCAGTACGATGAGCTGGCGGCGATGATCGAGACCGAGTTCGGCCATCTCGACGGCCTGCTGCACAACGCCTCGATCATTGGTCCGCGCACGCCGATCGAACAGCTGTCGGGCGAAAACTTCATGCGCGTCATGCAAGTCAACGTCAACGCCATGTTCATGCTGACCAGCACCCTGCTGCCGCTGCTCAAACTGTCGCAGGATGCCTCGGTGGTGTTCACCTCCAGCAGCGTCGGGCGCAAGGGCCGGGCCTACTGGGGCGCCTACGGCGTATCGAAGTTCGCTACCGAAGGCCTGATGCAAACCCTGGCCGATGAAGTCGATGGCGTGGCGCCGGTACGCTCCAACAGCATCAACCCGGGGGGCACCCGCACCAGCATGCGCGCCCAGGCTTACCCGGGAGAAAACCCGCTGAACAACCCGACCCCGGAAGAGATCATGCCGGTGTACCTGTACCTGATGGGCCCGGACAGCACCGGCATCAATGGCCAGGCCTTCAACGCGCAATAA
- a CDS encoding GGDEF domain-containing protein: protein MKSPSQTNAIDFDSAKLQRLGFGQLPPLLERPANLAQLRQQMSLQLQTSLEPQRILGLFFREVQRLVPLDALSYVHSASDLRLEFGARGHHSVSYSLSHEGEHLGELVFRRNQRFSEQDQGNLESLLSSLLFPMRNALLYRAATQSALRDPLTGTGNRIAMEQTLQREIDMSRRHLQPLSVLMLDIDHFKRVNDSHGHSAGDDVLKAVAASIKGQLRNVDMVFRYGGEEFLILLCNTGREAAAMVGERLRHAAQAAQYFADGQLIDLTVSLGCSSLLPGESADSLLRRADSALYVAKREGRNRLAMAG from the coding sequence ATGAAATCACCCTCCCAGACCAATGCAATTGACTTTGACAGTGCCAAATTGCAACGCCTGGGCTTTGGTCAGCTGCCTCCGCTGCTGGAACGCCCGGCCAACCTGGCGCAACTGCGCCAGCAAATGAGCCTGCAACTGCAAACCAGTCTTGAGCCGCAACGAATCCTTGGTCTGTTTTTCCGCGAAGTTCAGCGCCTGGTGCCGCTGGACGCTTTGAGTTACGTGCATTCGGCCAGCGACCTGCGCCTGGAGTTCGGCGCACGCGGTCACCATTCGGTCAGCTACAGCCTCAGCCACGAAGGCGAGCATCTGGGTGAGCTGGTGTTCCGCCGCAATCAACGCTTCAGCGAGCAAGACCAGGGCAACCTCGAATCGCTGCTGTCGTCGCTGTTGTTCCCCATGCGCAACGCCCTGCTCTACCGCGCCGCAACGCAAAGCGCGCTGCGCGACCCGTTGACCGGGACCGGCAACCGGATCGCCATGGAGCAGACCCTGCAACGCGAGATCGACATGTCACGGCGGCATCTGCAACCGTTGTCGGTGCTGATGCTCGACATCGACCATTTCAAACGGGTCAACGACAGCCACGGACACAGCGCCGGGGATGACGTACTCAAAGCGGTGGCGGCGTCGATCAAGGGCCAACTGCGCAATGTCGACATGGTGTTTCGCTATGGCGGAGAAGAGTTTCTGATCCTGCTGTGCAACACCGGCCGGGAAGCGGCGGCGATGGTCGGCGAACGCCTGCGCCATGCCGCGCAGGCTGCGCAATACTTCGCTGACGGCCAGTTGATCGACCTGACCGTGAGCCTCGGCTGCTCGAGTCTGCTGCCGGGGGAATCGGCCGACAGCCTGCTGCGCCGCGCTGACAGCGCGCTGTATGTGGCCAAGCGCGAGGGGCGTAATCGCCTGGCGATGGCTGGCTGA
- the ubiG gene encoding bifunctional 2-polyprenyl-6-hydroxyphenol methylase/3-demethylubiquinol 3-O-methyltransferase UbiG, which yields MSNVDHAEIAKFEALAHRWWDRESEFKPLHDINPLRVNWIDERVNLAGKKVLDVGCGGGILSEAMAQRGATVMGIDMGEAPLAVAQLHQLESGVSVEYRQITAEALAEEMPEQFDVVTCLEMLEHVPDPSSVIRACYRMVKPGGQVFFSTINRNPKAYLFAIVGAEYIMKLLPRGTHDFKKFIRPSELGAWSRIAGLTVKDIIGLTYNPLTKHYKLANDVDVNYMIQTLREE from the coding sequence ATGAGCAACGTCGACCACGCCGAAATCGCCAAATTCGAAGCCCTGGCCCATCGCTGGTGGGACCGCGAAAGCGAGTTCAAACCGCTGCACGACATCAACCCGCTGCGCGTCAACTGGATTGACGAGCGGGTCAATCTGGCCGGCAAGAAAGTCCTCGACGTCGGTTGCGGCGGCGGCATCCTCAGCGAAGCCATGGCCCAGCGCGGCGCCACCGTGATGGGCATCGACATGGGCGAAGCGCCGCTGGCGGTCGCGCAACTGCACCAGTTGGAGTCCGGCGTCAGCGTCGAATACCGCCAGATCACCGCCGAAGCCCTGGCCGAAGAAATGCCCGAGCAGTTCGACGTCGTCACTTGCCTGGAAATGCTGGAACACGTGCCGGACCCGTCGTCGGTGATCCGCGCCTGCTACCGCATGGTCAAGCCCGGCGGCCAGGTGTTCTTCTCGACCATCAACCGCAACCCGAAGGCGTACCTGTTCGCCATCGTCGGCGCCGAATACATCATGAAGCTGCTGCCGCGCGGCACCCACGACTTCAAGAAATTCATCCGCCCGTCCGAGCTCGGCGCCTGGAGCCGCATCGCCGGCCTGACCGTCAAGGACATCATCGGCCTGACCTACAACCCGCTGACCAAGCACTACAAGCTGGCCAACGACGTTGACGTCAACTACATGATCCAGACCCTGCGCGAGGAGTAA
- a CDS encoding TRZ/ATZ family hydrolase: MPKPAIALDLLLLPTWLVPVEPAGVVLKEHGLGIRDGRIVFIGPRAEALKCNATQIRELPDVLLAPGLINAHGHAAMTLFRGLADDLPLMTWLENHIWPAEAKWVDEDFVRDGTDLAIAEQIKGGITCFSDMYFFPKVASERVHNSGIRAQIAIPILDFPIPGAASADEAIRQGVELFGDLKHHERIKITFGPHAPYTVGDENLEKIRVIAEELDASIHMHVHETAFEVQQSLEHRGERPLARLGRLGLLGPRFQAVHMTQISDDDLALLVESNSSVIHCPESNLKLASGFCPVERLWQAGVNVAVGTDGAASNNDLDLLGETRTAALLAKAVAGSATALDAHRALRMATLNGARALGIEAQVGSLEIGKAADIVAFDLSGLAQQPVYDPVSQLIYATGRDCVKHLWVAGKQLLDDRCLTRLDEQQLGATARAWGLRISGHTES, encoded by the coding sequence ATGCCGAAACCTGCCATTGCGCTCGACTTATTATTGCTGCCGACCTGGCTGGTACCCGTCGAACCTGCAGGCGTTGTGCTCAAGGAGCACGGCCTGGGCATCCGCGATGGTCGCATCGTGTTTATCGGCCCACGCGCCGAAGCACTGAAGTGTAACGCCACGCAAATCCGCGAATTACCGGACGTACTGCTCGCCCCGGGCCTGATCAACGCCCACGGCCACGCAGCGATGACGCTGTTCCGCGGCCTGGCCGATGATCTGCCGCTGATGACCTGGCTGGAAAACCACATCTGGCCGGCCGAGGCCAAATGGGTCGATGAAGATTTCGTGCGTGATGGCACCGATCTGGCCATTGCCGAGCAGATCAAAGGTGGCATCACCTGCTTCTCGGACATGTATTTCTTTCCGAAAGTCGCCAGCGAACGCGTGCACAACAGCGGCATCCGTGCGCAGATCGCGATCCCGATCCTCGATTTCCCGATTCCCGGCGCCGCCAGTGCCGATGAGGCCATTCGCCAGGGCGTCGAGCTGTTCGGCGATCTGAAACATCACGAACGGATCAAGATCACCTTCGGCCCTCATGCACCCTACACCGTGGGCGACGAGAACCTGGAAAAAATCCGCGTGATCGCTGAAGAGCTGGATGCGTCGATTCACATGCACGTCCACGAAACCGCTTTCGAAGTCCAGCAATCGCTGGAACATCGCGGCGAGCGGCCATTGGCCCGCCTCGGCCGGCTGGGCCTGCTCGGCCCGCGCTTCCAGGCCGTGCACATGACCCAGATCAGCGATGACGATCTCGCATTGCTGGTAGAAAGCAACAGCAGCGTGATCCACTGCCCGGAATCGAACCTGAAGCTGGCCAGCGGTTTCTGCCCGGTGGAGCGTCTGTGGCAGGCTGGCGTGAACGTCGCCGTCGGTACCGATGGCGCGGCAAGCAACAACGATCTCGACCTGCTGGGCGAAACCCGTACCGCCGCGTTGCTGGCCAAAGCCGTCGCCGGTTCGGCCACTGCGCTGGACGCCCATCGCGCGCTGCGCATGGCCACACTCAATGGCGCGCGAGCACTGGGGATCGAAGCGCAGGTCGGCTCGCTGGAAATTGGCAAGGCCGCCGACATCGTCGCCTTCGACCTGTCCGGCCTGGCCCAGCAACCGGTCTACGACCCGGTGTCGCAGCTTATCTATGCCACCGGTCGCGATTGCGTGAAACACCTGTGGGTCGCCGGCAAACAGTTACTCGACGACCGGTGCCTGACCCGTCTGGATGAACAACAGCTGGGCGCTACCGCCCGGGCCTGGGGCCTGCGCATCAGCGGCCACACCGAATCGTAA
- the mupP gene encoding N-acetylmuramic acid 6-phosphate phosphatase MupP: protein MAIRAVLFDMDGTLLDTAPDFIAICQAMRADRGLPPMNDKHIRDEISGGAKAMVAVTFSMDPESPGFEELRLEFLERYLVGCAVHSKLFDGMGELLADIEKANLLWGVVTNKPLRFAEPIMQQLGLAERSALLICPDHVKNSKPDPEPLILACKMLDLDPSTVLFVGDDLRDIESGRDAGTKTAAVTFGYIHPDDNPRHWGADVVVDHPLELRKVLDSALCSC from the coding sequence ATGGCCATCAGAGCAGTTCTTTTCGACATGGACGGCACCCTGCTCGACACCGCGCCGGACTTCATCGCCATTTGTCAGGCGATGCGCGCGGATCGTGGCTTGCCGCCGATGAATGACAAGCACATCCGCGACGAAATCTCCGGCGGCGCCAAAGCCATGGTCGCCGTGACCTTTTCAATGGACCCGGAATCGCCGGGTTTCGAGGAACTGCGCCTGGAGTTTCTGGAGCGCTATCTGGTTGGCTGCGCAGTGCATAGCAAACTGTTCGACGGCATGGGCGAACTGTTGGCAGATATCGAAAAGGCCAATCTGCTCTGGGGCGTGGTGACCAACAAGCCGCTGCGCTTTGCCGAACCGATCATGCAACAACTGGGGCTGGCCGAGCGTTCGGCGCTGCTGATCTGCCCGGATCACGTGAAAAACAGCAAGCCCGATCCGGAGCCACTGATCCTCGCGTGCAAGATGCTTGATCTGGATCCATCGACCGTTCTGTTTGTCGGCGATGATCTGCGCGATATCGAGTCAGGGCGCGATGCCGGTACGAAAACGGCTGCTGTGACATTTGGCTACATCCACCCCGACGACAACCCGCGGCACTGGGGCGCGGACGTGGTGGTGGATCATCCGCTGGAATTGCGCAAGGTGCTCGACAGCGCGCTCTGCAGCTGCTGA
- a CDS encoding TenA family transcriptional regulator: protein MEAASYPAWAQQLIVDCSESKRRVVEHELYLRLRDNKLSAKTMRQYLIGGWPVVEQFALYMAQNLTKTRFARHPGEDMARRWLMRNIRVELNHADYWLNWSRAHGVSLEDLQAQQVPPELHALSHWCWHTSSADSLIVAIAATNYAIEGATGEWSALVCSTGVYAAAFPEEERKRAMKWLKMHAQYDDAHPWEALEIICTLAGMNPSKALQTELRQAVCKSYDYMYLFLERCMQLENAERAIHGRERLALVES, encoded by the coding sequence ATGGAAGCTGCAAGTTATCCAGCCTGGGCACAACAGCTCATTGTGGACTGCAGCGAGAGCAAGCGCCGGGTTGTCGAACATGAACTGTACCTGCGCCTGCGCGATAACAAGCTCAGCGCCAAGACCATGCGCCAGTACCTGATCGGGGGCTGGCCGGTCGTTGAACAGTTTGCGTTGTATATGGCGCAGAACCTGACAAAGACCAGGTTTGCCCGCCATCCTGGGGAGGACATGGCGCGCCGCTGGCTGATGCGCAACATTCGCGTCGAACTCAACCATGCCGACTACTGGCTGAACTGGAGCCGCGCGCATGGCGTCAGCCTTGAGGATCTTCAGGCCCAGCAAGTGCCGCCCGAACTGCATGCCTTGAGTCACTGGTGCTGGCACACCAGCTCGGCGGATTCGCTGATCGTCGCCATCGCCGCCACCAACTATGCCATCGAGGGTGCGACCGGGGAGTGGTCGGCGCTGGTCTGCTCTACGGGGGTGTACGCCGCGGCGTTCCCCGAAGAGGAGCGCAAGCGCGCCATGAAGTGGCTGAAGATGCACGCCCAGTATGACGACGCGCATCCGTGGGAGGCGCTGGAAATCATCTGCACGCTGGCCGGGATGAACCCGAGCAAGGCGTTGCAGACCGAGCTGCGCCAGGCAGTCTGCAAGAGCTATGACTACATGTACCTGTTCCTCGAGCGCTGCATGCAACTGGAAAACGCCGAGCGGGCGATCCATGGGCGTGAGCGTCTGGCGCTGGTAGAGAGCTGA
- a CDS encoding ABC transporter ATP-binding protein — protein sequence MPDRADDTPAVKRVDRLSWAEVRRLALHHKKSLWIANGVAVLATLCSVPIPLLLPLLVDEVLLGHGDAALKIMNHVLPSMWQQAAGYIGLMLVVTLTLRCSALCFGVLQARLFARLAKDIVYRIRVRLIERLKRISLGEYESLGSGTVTTHLVTDLDTLDKFVGETLSRFLVAMLTLVGTASILMWMHWKLALLILLFNPLVIYATVQLGKRVKHLKKLENDSTSRFTQALSETLDAIQEVRAGNRQGFFLGRLGLRAQEVRNYAVNSQWKTDASNRASGLLFQFGIDIFRAAAMLTVLFSDLSIGQMLAVFSYLWFMIGPVEQLLNLQYAYYAAGGALSRINELLARADEPQYPGGVDPFKGRETVGIEVQGLSFGYGDELVVDQMNLSIAPGEKVAIVGASGGGKSTLVQLLLGLYTPLAGTIRFGGSTQQEIGLELIRENVAVVLQHPALFNDTVRANLTMGRTRSDEACWQALEIAQLEASIRALPDGLDSIVGRSGVRLSGGQRQRLAIARMILAEPKVVILDEATSALDAATEYNLHQAMARFLNGRTTLIIAHRLSAVKQADRVLVFDGGRVAEDGDHQQLIADGGLYAKLYGHLQQIQRT from the coding sequence GTGCCTGACCGGGCCGATGACACGCCAGCCGTAAAGCGTGTCGACCGGCTGAGCTGGGCAGAAGTCCGGCGTCTGGCGCTTCATCACAAAAAATCCCTGTGGATCGCTAACGGCGTGGCCGTACTGGCGACGCTGTGCAGCGTGCCGATTCCATTGCTGTTGCCGTTGCTGGTGGATGAAGTCCTGCTCGGCCATGGCGATGCCGCGCTGAAAATCATGAACCACGTGCTGCCGTCGATGTGGCAGCAGGCGGCGGGTTACATCGGCCTGATGCTGGTGGTCACCCTGACCCTGCGTTGCAGCGCCCTGTGCTTTGGTGTGCTGCAGGCGCGGTTGTTTGCGCGGCTGGCCAAGGACATCGTCTACCGCATTCGCGTGCGCCTGATCGAGCGCCTCAAACGTATCTCCCTCGGCGAGTACGAAAGCCTCGGCAGCGGCACCGTGACCACGCACCTGGTCACTGATCTGGACACCCTCGACAAGTTCGTCGGCGAAACCCTCAGCCGTTTTCTGGTGGCGATGCTGACCCTGGTCGGCACCGCCAGCATCCTGATGTGGATGCACTGGAAACTGGCGCTGCTGATCCTGCTGTTCAACCCGCTGGTGATCTACGCCACGGTGCAGTTGGGCAAGCGGGTCAAGCACCTGAAGAAACTGGAGAACGACAGCACCTCGCGTTTCACTCAGGCCCTGAGCGAAACCCTCGATGCGATCCAGGAAGTGCGCGCCGGCAACCGTCAGGGCTTCTTCCTCGGACGGCTCGGATTGCGCGCGCAGGAAGTGCGCAATTACGCGGTCAATTCGCAGTGGAAGACCGATGCGTCGAACCGCGCCAGCGGTCTGCTGTTCCAGTTCGGCATCGATATCTTTCGCGCCGCGGCCATGCTTACGGTGCTGTTCTCCGACCTGTCGATCGGCCAGATGCTCGCGGTGTTCAGTTACCTGTGGTTCATGATCGGCCCGGTCGAACAACTGCTTAATCTGCAATACGCCTACTACGCGGCGGGCGGCGCGCTGTCGCGGATCAACGAACTGCTGGCTCGGGCTGACGAACCGCAATACCCGGGCGGCGTCGATCCGTTCAAGGGTCGTGAAACCGTGGGCATCGAGGTGCAGGGGCTGAGCTTCGGTTACGGCGATGAGTTGGTGGTGGATCAGATGAACCTGTCCATCGCCCCCGGTGAAAAAGTCGCAATTGTCGGTGCCAGTGGCGGCGGCAAGAGTACCCTGGTGCAGTTGCTGCTCGGGCTGTACACGCCGTTGGCCGGTACGATCCGTTTCGGCGGTTCGACCCAGCAGGAAATCGGCCTGGAGCTGATTCGCGAAAACGTCGCGGTGGTGCTGCAGCATCCGGCGCTGTTCAACGACACGGTACGCGCCAACCTGACCATGGGTCGCACCCGCAGCGATGAAGCCTGCTGGCAGGCGCTGGAAATCGCCCAGCTGGAGGCGAGCATTCGCGCGCTGCCGGATGGTCTCGACAGCATTGTCGGACGCTCTGGCGTGCGCCTGTCCGGCGGTCAGCGTCAGCGCCTGGCGATTGCCCGGATGATCCTCGCCGAGCCGAAAGTGGTGATCCTCGATGAAGCCACTTCGGCCCTCGATGCCGCCACCGAGTACAACCTGCATCAGGCCATGGCGCGTTTCCTCAATGGCCGCACCACGTTGATCATTGCGCATCGCCTGTCAGCGGTGAAGCAGGCGGACCGCGTGCTGGTGTTCGATGGCGGGCGAGTGGCCGAGGACGGCGATCACCAGCAACTGATCGCGGATGGTGGCCTGTACGCCAAGCTGTATGGCCATCTGCAGCAGATACAACGCACTTGA
- a CDS encoding EAL domain-containing protein, which yields MKQKRTLGTPRLLGIVWPFIAVVLFQALLGGVSLYVLSAVRGYVAGESLWSKGQKDAIYYLNLYADSRDEAIFLKYKDAIAVPQGGHELRLALDRQPPDLQAAREGILKGGNHPDDVPSLIWLYLNFRHFSYLETAIDRWTIGDAYLVQLDKVAREMHQGISENVATPADIQRWKTQIFAINDGVTPAAKAFSDALGEGSRMILRLLLFTNLATALGLIALALLRTHKLLKQRHAFAQALQLEKDRAHITLQSIGDGVITTDVDGAIDYMNPAAEAMTHWKAEHAAGLPLAALFNLLDDNAQTEGLTLIEHILSGKLVGGSEHSKLIQRLDGSTVSVTLVGAPIRNAEKISGTVLVLHDMTQERQYIANLSWQATHDALTGLANRREFEYRLEQALHNLTRQSGRHALMFLDLDQFKLVNDTCGHAAGDELLRHICALLQSGLRESDTLARLGGDEFGILLENCAPEAAEKIAESLRQTVQSLHFVWKGRPFLTTVSIGLVHIAQTPTTLEASLRAADMACYMAKEKGRNRVQVYHADDSELSLRFGEMAWVQRLHMALEENRFCLYAQEIAPLGTTVGGGGHIEILLRLHDEAGRMILPDSFIPAAERYGLMSQLDRWVVENVFKVIAQCIAEQHEGPLAMCAINLSGITIGDDAFLHFLREQFVSYSIPPEMICFEITETSAIANLGSAIRFINELKGLGCYFSLDDFCAGMSSFAYLKHLPVDFLKIDGSFVKDMLDDPINRAMVEVINHIGHVMGKQTIAEFVETTQIEQALLEIGVDYAQGYVIERPQLFTCDSLQSRPARPQPLLFKAPGTFR from the coding sequence ATGAAGCAAAAAAGGACTCTCGGAACGCCACGGTTGTTGGGCATCGTCTGGCCATTTATTGCCGTCGTGTTATTTCAGGCGTTATTGGGGGGCGTGAGTCTTTACGTCCTGTCGGCCGTTCGCGGCTATGTGGCCGGCGAGAGTCTTTGGTCCAAGGGCCAGAAGGACGCCATCTATTATCTGAACCTCTACGCCGACAGCCGCGACGAGGCGATCTTCCTCAAGTACAAGGACGCGATTGCCGTGCCGCAGGGCGGTCACGAGTTGCGTCTGGCTCTGGATCGACAGCCACCGGATCTGCAAGCGGCACGAGAAGGCATCCTCAAGGGTGGCAACCACCCCGATGACGTCCCGAGTCTGATCTGGCTGTACCTCAATTTTCGTCATTTCAGTTATCTGGAAACCGCCATCGACCGCTGGACGATCGGCGACGCCTATCTGGTCCAGCTGGACAAAGTCGCGCGCGAGATGCATCAGGGCATCAGTGAAAACGTTGCGACGCCGGCTGATATTCAACGCTGGAAAACGCAGATTTTCGCAATCAATGACGGCGTGACCCCGGCAGCCAAGGCCTTCAGCGATGCCTTGGGCGAGGGCTCGCGGATGATCCTGCGCCTGCTGCTGTTCACCAACCTGGCCACGGCGCTGGGGCTGATTGCGCTGGCCTTGCTGCGTACGCACAAGCTGCTCAAGCAGCGCCATGCCTTTGCCCAGGCACTGCAGTTGGAGAAGGACCGGGCGCACATCACCCTGCAATCGATCGGCGACGGCGTCATCACCACCGATGTCGATGGGGCCATCGATTACATGAACCCGGCGGCCGAGGCCATGACCCACTGGAAGGCCGAGCACGCGGCGGGTCTGCCGCTGGCCGCACTGTTCAACTTGCTGGATGACAACGCCCAGACTGAAGGGCTGACACTGATCGAGCATATTCTCAGCGGCAAACTGGTCGGCGGCAGCGAGCACTCCAAACTGATTCAGCGCCTGGACGGCAGTACGGTGTCGGTGACACTGGTCGGCGCGCCGATCCGCAATGCCGAAAAGATCAGTGGCACGGTGCTGGTATTGCATGACATGACTCAAGAGCGGCAGTACATCGCCAACCTGTCGTGGCAAGCGACCCACGATGCCCTGACCGGTCTGGCCAATCGCCGTGAGTTCGAATACCGCCTGGAACAGGCGCTGCACAATTTGACGCGCCAGTCCGGTCGACATGCGCTGATGTTCCTGGATCTGGACCAGTTCAAACTGGTCAACGACACCTGCGGTCACGCAGCCGGCGACGAGCTGCTGCGCCACATCTGCGCGCTGTTGCAGTCGGGCTTGCGCGAGAGCGATACCTTGGCGCGGCTGGGCGGGGATGAGTTCGGCATTCTGCTGGAGAACTGCGCACCGGAGGCTGCGGAGAAAATCGCCGAAAGCCTGCGCCAGACCGTGCAGAGTCTGCACTTCGTGTGGAAGGGCCGGCCATTTTTGACCACCGTGAGTATCGGCCTGGTGCATATCGCCCAGACCCCGACGACCCTTGAAGCGTCGCTGCGTGCAGCCGACATGGCGTGCTACATGGCCAAGGAGAAGGGGCGTAACCGGGTGCAGGTCTACCACGCCGATGACTCCGAGCTGTCGTTGCGCTTCGGTGAAATGGCCTGGGTGCAGCGTTTGCACATGGCGCTGGAAGAAAACCGCTTCTGCCTGTATGCCCAGGAAATTGCCCCGCTGGGTACCACGGTCGGCGGTGGCGGGCACATCGAAATCCTTTTGCGCCTGCATGACGAGGCCGGACGGATGATCCTGCCGGACAGTTTCATTCCGGCAGCCGAACGTTATGGCCTGATGAGTCAACTCGACCGCTGGGTAGTCGAGAATGTTTTTAAAGTCATTGCCCAATGTATTGCCGAACAACATGAAGGCCCGTTGGCAATGTGTGCGATTAATCTTTCAGGCATTACTATCGGAGATGACGCGTTCTTGCACTTTCTGCGGGAACAGTTTGTTAGTTACTCCATACCACCTGAAATGATTTGTTTTGAAATTACCGAAACCAGTGCAATTGCCAATCTCGGTAGTGCAATTAGATTTATTAATGAACTCAAAGGCTTAGGTTGTTACTTCTCCCTCGATGACTTTTGTGCCGGAATGTCTTCATTCGCTTATCTGAAACATTTGCCTGTAGACTTCCTGAAGATCGACGGGAGTTTCGTAAAGGATATGCTGGACGACCCGATTAACCGCGCAATGGTCGAAGTGATCAATCACATCGGGCATGTCATGGGTAAGCAGACAATTGCCGAGTTTGTTGAAACAACCCAGATCGAGCAGGCACTGCTTGAAATCGGGGTGGATTACGCTCAGGGTTATGTCATCGAACGCCCGCAATTGTTTACCTGCGACAGTTTGCAAAGTCGGCCCGCCAGACCGCAGCCGTTGTTGTTCAAAGCGCCTGGCACGTTCCGTTGA
- the mtnA gene encoding S-methyl-5-thioribose-1-phosphate isomerase has protein sequence MRDRLLAAEKVKAIDWRDGALHLLDQRILPFEETWIAYTSAAGVAEAIRSMVVRGAPAIGISAAYGIVLAARARVAEGGDWYAALEEDFALLADSRPTAVNLFWALNRMHDRLDRLKDNADPLAALEAEAIAIHESDREANLTMAQLGVDLIRKHQGNAQAILTHCNTGALATGGFGTALGVIRAAYLEGMVERVYADETRPWLQGSRLTAWELANEGIPVTLNADSAAAHIMKTKGVTWVIVGADRITANGDVANKIGTYQLAVNAMHHGVRFMVVAPSSTIDMNLASGDDIPIEERDGAELLEVGGKRVGADVEAFNPVFDVTPADLIDAIVTEKGIVERPDTAKMAQLMCRKRLH, from the coding sequence ATGCGCGATCGACTGTTGGCTGCGGAGAAAGTAAAGGCCATCGATTGGCGAGATGGCGCGCTCCACCTGCTGGATCAGCGTATTTTGCCGTTCGAGGAAACCTGGATCGCCTACACCAGCGCCGCCGGCGTGGCTGAGGCGATTCGTTCGATGGTGGTGCGCGGTGCGCCGGCCATCGGTATCAGCGCGGCCTATGGCATTGTACTGGCGGCGCGTGCCCGCGTGGCGGAGGGCGGCGACTGGTATGCGGCGCTGGAAGAGGATTTCGCGCTGTTGGCGGATTCCCGCCCGACTGCGGTCAACCTGTTCTGGGCGCTGAACCGCATGCACGATCGCCTCGATCGCCTGAAGGACAATGCCGATCCGCTGGCGGCGCTGGAAGCCGAGGCCATCGCCATTCATGAAAGCGATCGCGAAGCCAACCTGACCATGGCCCAGCTCGGTGTCGATCTGATCCGCAAGCATCAGGGCAACGCCCAGGCGATCCTGACCCACTGCAACACCGGGGCGCTGGCCACCGGCGGTTTCGGTACGGCGCTGGGGGTGATTCGTGCGGCTTACCTTGAAGGTATGGTCGAGCGCGTTTATGCCGACGAGACCCGGCCATGGCTGCAGGGCTCGCGTCTGACCGCGTGGGAGCTGGCGAACGAGGGCATCCCGGTGACCCTCAATGCCGATTCCGCCGCCGCGCACATCATGAAAACCAAAGGCGTGACCTGGGTGATCGTCGGCGCTGACCGCATCACCGCCAATGGCGACGTGGCGAACAAGATCGGCACCTATCAACTGGCGGTCAACGCCATGCATCACGGCGTGCGTTTCATGGTGGTGGCGCCGAGTTCGACCATCGACATGAATCTGGCCAGCGGCGACGACATCCCGATCGAGGAGCGTGACGGTGCCGAGCTGCTGGAGGTGGGTGGCAAGCGCGTGGGTGCGGATGTCGAGGCGTTCAACCCGGTGTTTGACGTGACCCCGGCGGATCTGATCGATGCGATTGTCACCGAGAAAGGCATCGTCGAGCGTCCGGATACGGCGAAAATGGCCCAGTTGATGTGCCGTAAACGCCTGCATTGA